Below is a genomic region from Jiangella gansuensis DSM 44835.
CTGCCGGGCCCGGTCGATCCGCTGCTGGATGAGCCATTGACCGGGGCTCAGCCCGACCTCCTGGCGGAACCGGCGGGTGAACGTGCGCACGCTCATGGCCTCGCGGGAGGCCAGGTCGCGCAGCGTGAGCGGCTGATCGAGATGGGTCAGCGCCCAGTCGCGCGCGTCGGCGGTGCTGGGTGCGGCCGGCTCGGGCACCGGCCGGTCGACGAACTGGGCCTGCCCGCCGTCGCGCCACGGCGGGACGACGCAGCGCCGTGCCGCGTGGTTGGCGACGGCGGTGCCATGGTCGCTGCGCAGGATGTGCAGGCACAGGTCGATGCCTGCCGCCACCCCGGCGGACGTGAGGATGTCGCCGTCGTCGGTGAACAGAACGTCCGGGTCGAGTTTGACCTGCGGGAACAGCTCTCCGAAGCGGTCGGTGGCGCTCCAGTGGGTGGTGGCCGGGCGCCCGTCGAGCAGCCCGGCGGCCGCGAGCGCGAA
It encodes:
- a CDS encoding GlxA family transcriptional regulator, which gives rise to MVHRVAVLARPGVIPFELSIPARIFGIARGADRARLYRVVTWAVEPGTVRTDADFDVVVRHGPEAVERADTVVVPASYETTSISRHGTLPPDLAAAFARIRPGTRMVSICTGAFALAAAGLLDGRPATTHWSATDRFGELFPQVKLDPDVLFTDDGDILTSAGVAAGIDLCLHILRSDHGTAVANHAARRCVVPPWRDGGQAQFVDRPVPEPAAPSTADARDWALTHLDQPLTLRDLASREAMSVRTFTRRFRQEVGLSPGQWLIQQRIDRARQLLEDSDLAVDEVARRSGFGTAASMRQHLRAALGVSPSGYRRTFRT